The Geomonas ferrireducens genome includes a window with the following:
- a CDS encoding UDP-glucuronic acid decarboxylase family protein: protein MRVLVTGGAGFIGSHLCERLLKEGHEVICLDNFFTGSKRNISHLLDHNDFELVRHDVTEPILLEVDRIYNLACPASPIHYQYNPVKTIKTSVMGAINMLGIAKRVRARILQASTSEVYGDPQVHPQTEAYWGNVNTLGIRSCYDEGKRVAETLMMDYHRQNHVDIRIIRIFNTYGPKMAENDGRVVSNFILQALRGEDITVYGEGAQTRSFCFVSDLVEGMIRMMETPGFTGPVNLGNPAETTILEFAKKIIALTGSSSRIVYRPLPADDPKQRQPDISLAKQMLGWEPTVCVDDGLKQTIDYFRSVLTTA, encoded by the coding sequence ATGCGCGTCTTGGTCACCGGCGGCGCCGGTTTCATCGGATCACATCTTTGCGAGAGGCTCCTCAAAGAGGGACACGAGGTCATCTGCCTCGACAACTTCTTCACCGGGAGCAAGCGCAACATCTCGCACCTCTTGGACCACAACGACTTCGAACTGGTCCGCCACGACGTGACCGAACCGATCCTCCTCGAGGTGGACCGGATCTACAACCTCGCTTGCCCCGCCTCGCCGATCCACTACCAGTACAACCCGGTGAAGACGATCAAGACAAGCGTGATGGGCGCAATCAACATGCTCGGCATCGCCAAGAGGGTGCGCGCCAGGATCCTGCAGGCGTCGACCTCGGAGGTGTACGGCGATCCCCAGGTGCACCCGCAGACCGAGGCGTACTGGGGCAACGTCAACACGCTCGGGATCAGGAGCTGCTACGACGAGGGAAAGCGCGTCGCCGAGACGCTCATGATGGATTACCACCGCCAGAACCACGTCGACATCAGGATCATCCGGATCTTCAACACCTACGGGCCGAAGATGGCCGAAAACGACGGACGTGTGGTCTCAAACTTCATCCTCCAGGCGCTCAGGGGCGAGGACATCACCGTCTACGGCGAGGGGGCGCAGACCCGCTCTTTCTGCTTCGTCTCCGATCTCGTCGAGGGGATGATACGCATGATGGAAACCCCTGGCTTCACCGGTCCGGTTAACCTCGGAAACCCCGCGGAAACGACCATCCTCGAGTTCGCGAAGAAGATCATCGCCCTGACCGGGTCGTCATCGCGCATCGTCTATCGGCCGCTGCCGGCGGACGACCCGAAACAGCGACAGCCCGACATCTCGCTGGCGAAGCAGATGCTCGGCTGGGAACCCACGGTGTGCGTCGACGACGGGCTCAAACAGACCATCGACTACTTCCGCTCGGTCCTCACCACGGCATAG
- a CDS encoding UDP-glucose dehydrogenase family protein produces MKICVIGSGYVGLVAGTCFAESGNDVVCVDVDEQKIEGLKRGIIPIYEPGLKEMVLRNREEGRLNFTTDLDAAVKESLVCFIAVGTPPGADGSADLQYVLAVARNIGRAMESFKIIVDKSTVPVGTADKVRAAVAEELALRGTHIEFDVVSNPEFLKEGAAIDDFMKPDRVVIGTDNVRTAEIMKELYSAFMRKSNRMLVMDIRSAEMTKYAANAMLATRITFMNQVANLCELMGADVMAVREGIGSDSRIGYDFLFPGVGYGGSCFPKDVKALVRTADECKYDFVLLKAVEEANERQKRVLSDKIERRLGQGGAKPLAGKSIAVWGLSFKPRTDDMREAPSLTIINRLLELGATVQAHDPEALNEAKKHFGDRIGYHMNQYEPLKGADGLVIITEWNEYRNPDFDRIKKLLVNPVIFDGRNLYQPERMREIGFEYLPIGRNGAAVCEME; encoded by the coding sequence ATGAAGATATGTGTCATCGGTTCCGGTTATGTTGGCCTTGTCGCCGGCACCTGTTTTGCGGAGAGCGGTAACGACGTCGTCTGCGTCGACGTCGACGAACAGAAGATTGAAGGGCTGAAGCGCGGCATCATCCCGATCTACGAGCCTGGGCTCAAGGAGATGGTGCTCAGAAACCGCGAAGAGGGGCGCCTTAACTTCACCACCGACCTCGACGCAGCGGTGAAGGAGTCCCTGGTCTGCTTCATCGCCGTGGGAACCCCGCCGGGTGCCGACGGTTCCGCCGACCTGCAGTACGTTCTCGCCGTCGCCCGCAACATCGGGCGTGCCATGGAGAGCTTCAAGATCATCGTCGACAAGTCGACGGTACCGGTCGGCACCGCCGACAAGGTGCGCGCCGCCGTCGCCGAGGAGCTTGCCCTGCGCGGCACGCACATCGAGTTCGACGTCGTCTCCAACCCCGAGTTCCTCAAAGAAGGTGCGGCCATCGACGATTTCATGAAGCCGGACCGCGTCGTCATCGGCACCGACAACGTGCGTACCGCCGAGATCATGAAAGAGCTGTACTCCGCCTTCATGCGCAAGTCCAACCGCATGCTGGTGATGGACATCAGAAGCGCCGAGATGACCAAGTACGCCGCGAACGCCATGCTGGCGACCCGCATCACCTTCATGAACCAAGTGGCCAACCTCTGCGAGCTGATGGGTGCCGACGTCATGGCGGTGCGCGAGGGGATCGGCTCCGATTCGCGTATCGGCTACGACTTCCTCTTCCCCGGCGTCGGTTACGGCGGCTCCTGCTTCCCGAAGGACGTGAAGGCGCTCGTCAGGACCGCCGACGAGTGCAAATACGATTTCGTGCTGTTGAAGGCGGTCGAGGAGGCCAACGAGCGTCAAAAGCGCGTCCTCTCCGACAAGATCGAGCGCAGGCTCGGGCAGGGTGGGGCGAAGCCGCTTGCCGGCAAGAGCATCGCCGTCTGGGGGCTCTCCTTCAAGCCGCGCACCGACGACATGCGCGAGGCGCCGTCGCTCACCATCATCAACCGTCTTCTCGAGCTCGGTGCGACGGTGCAGGCGCACGACCCCGAGGCGCTCAACGAGGCGAAGAAGCACTTCGGCGACCGGATCGGGTACCACATGAACCAGTACGAGCCGCTCAAGGGGGCCGACGGCCTGGTCATCATCACCGAGTGGAACGAGTACAGAAATCCCGACTTCGACAGGATCAAGAAGCTCCTGGTCAACCCGGTCATCTTCGACGGCAGGAACCTGTACCAGCCGGAGCGTATGCGCGAGATCGGCTTCGAGTATCTTCCCATCGGCAGAAACGGCGCGGCCGTCTGCGAGATGGAGTAG
- the rsmA gene encoding 16S rRNA (adenine(1518)-N(6)/adenine(1519)-N(6))-dimethyltransferase RsmA, giving the protein MMEKRIKAKKEFGQNFLIDDNVLSRIVSCVAPTPEDCILEVGPGRGALSRLLVASGARFVAVEWDRELIPLLNAEFAGNDRVEIGHGDILRVDLRQILTSRAPGRKWKVAANLPYNISSQVLFKFMEECDLFEGLVLMLQKEVGDRLTAPPGCKEYGALTVLLRLHFDIRREFIVKPGSFRPIPKVDSAVLSFTPLAAPRVEVGDEELFRRVVKGAFNQRRKTLLNSLRSAGFDDVDGALTAALAACSIDGKRRGETLSLEEFAALSRALSAGKTSG; this is encoded by the coding sequence ATGATGGAGAAGCGGATCAAGGCTAAAAAGGAGTTCGGCCAGAACTTCCTCATCGACGACAACGTCCTTTCCCGTATCGTATCCTGCGTCGCGCCGACTCCGGAGGACTGCATCCTCGAAGTCGGGCCGGGGAGGGGGGCGCTCTCGCGGCTTCTCGTGGCGAGCGGGGCGCGTTTCGTCGCGGTCGAGTGGGACCGGGAGCTCATCCCCCTTTTGAACGCGGAGTTCGCCGGCAACGACCGGGTCGAGATCGGCCACGGCGACATCCTCAGGGTCGACCTGCGCCAGATCCTCACGAGCCGTGCCCCAGGCAGGAAATGGAAGGTGGCGGCAAACCTACCCTACAACATCTCCTCGCAGGTCCTCTTCAAGTTCATGGAGGAGTGCGATCTCTTCGAGGGGCTCGTGCTCATGCTGCAGAAGGAGGTAGGAGACCGCCTCACCGCCCCCCCGGGATGCAAGGAGTACGGCGCGCTCACCGTGCTTTTGCGGCTGCACTTCGACATCCGCCGCGAGTTCATCGTTAAACCCGGTTCCTTCCGCCCGATCCCGAAGGTCGATTCCGCCGTGCTCTCCTTCACGCCCCTTGCCGCGCCGCGTGTGGAGGTGGGGGACGAGGAACTCTTCAGGCGCGTGGTGAAGGGGGCCTTCAACCAGCGCAGGAAGACGCTTTTGAACTCGCTGCGCTCCGCCGGTTTCGACGACGTCGACGGGGCGCTCACCGCTGCACTTGCCGCCTGTTCCATCGACGGGAAGAGGCGCGGCGAGACTCTCTCGCTGGAGGAGTTCGCGGCGCTTTCCAGGGCGCTTTCGGCTGGGAAAACCTCTGGCTAA
- the tsaD gene encoding tRNA (adenosine(37)-N6)-threonylcarbamoyltransferase complex transferase subunit TsaD, which translates to MLILSLESSCDETAAAVVKDGRTVLSSIVASQISVHAEYGGVVPEIASRQHLEAVSVVIEEALSEAGVGLSEIEGVAVTQGPGLAGALLVGISAAKGLSFGRGIPLVGVNHIEGHLLAVFLEQPVEFPFLALAVSGGHSHLYRVDGVGRYKTLGQTVDDAAGEAFDKVAKLIGLPYPGGVAIDRLAATGNPEAIKFPRPLLHDGTFNFSFSGLKTAVLTHVNRHPEAKEAGINDLAASFQEAVCDVLTKKTAAAVAATGIKRLVVAGGVACNSGLRRSMARFAEKAGVELSIPAPKLCADNAAMIAVPGDYYLSNGITSGFDLDALPVWPLDKLAARFKGGV; encoded by the coding sequence ATGCTTATTCTCTCCCTGGAATCTTCATGTGACGAAACGGCGGCTGCCGTGGTCAAAGACGGCAGGACCGTCCTTTCCAGCATCGTCGCCTCCCAGATCAGCGTCCACGCCGAATACGGCGGCGTGGTCCCGGAAATAGCGTCCCGGCAGCACCTTGAGGCGGTCTCGGTGGTCATCGAGGAGGCGCTTAGTGAGGCCGGGGTGGGGCTCTCCGAGATCGAAGGGGTCGCGGTGACCCAGGGACCCGGGCTTGCCGGCGCCCTCCTGGTCGGCATCTCCGCCGCCAAAGGGCTCTCCTTCGGGCGCGGCATCCCGCTCGTCGGGGTGAACCACATCGAGGGGCACCTCCTTGCCGTCTTCCTTGAGCAGCCGGTCGAGTTTCCCTTCCTGGCCCTTGCCGTTTCCGGCGGGCATTCGCACCTGTACCGCGTGGACGGCGTCGGGCGCTATAAGACGCTCGGCCAGACCGTGGACGACGCGGCCGGTGAGGCCTTCGACAAGGTGGCTAAACTGATCGGGCTTCCGTACCCGGGGGGTGTCGCCATCGACCGGCTTGCCGCTACAGGGAACCCCGAAGCGATCAAGTTCCCGCGCCCGCTTCTGCACGACGGAACCTTCAACTTCAGCTTCTCGGGGTTAAAGACCGCGGTGCTCACCCACGTGAACAGGCACCCCGAGGCCAAGGAGGCGGGGATCAACGACCTCGCCGCCTCCTTCCAGGAGGCGGTCTGCGACGTCCTCACCAAAAAGACCGCCGCGGCGGTTGCGGCAACCGGCATCAAGCGTCTCGTGGTCGCCGGGGGCGTTGCCTGCAACAGCGGTCTGCGTCGGTCCATGGCACGTTTCGCCGAAAAGGCCGGCGTCGAACTTTCGATACCCGCGCCCAAGCTTTGCGCCGACAACGCCGCCATGATCGCGGTGCCGGGCGACTACTACCTGTCCAACGGGATCACCAGCGGCTTCGACCTCGACGCCCTCCCGGTCTGGCCGCTCGACAAGCTCGCGGCGCGTTTCAAGGGAGGGGTATGA
- a CDS encoding PhoH family protein has product MKKIYVLDTNVLLYDPQALTRFEDNSIIIPITVIEEIDRFKKDMNETGRNARHVSRLMDAFRKEGSLSQGIALESGGTLRIEIYEEKVMKRLPPELREERGDNRILAVAVDLMETQKDMPVILVTKDTNLRIKADALGLNAEDYESDKVAIEDLYNGSATLEVGGDLIDRFYGQGWLEMDGDYYPNQYLLLTEKGNAQHSAVGRYDAVARRMVPLAKLDKEGVWSVFPRNLEQSFALDALLDDNIKIVTLVGKAGTGKTLLAIAAGLQKTAEENVYTRLLVSRPVFPMGRDLGFLPGDIEEKLTPWMQPIFDNVELLLTGHEGEKRHSKGYKELMAMGILDIEPLTYIRGRSIPNQYMIVDEAQNLTPHEIKTIVTRAGEGTKIILTGDPYQIDNPYVDAESNGLTYVVERLKEQSISSHITMTKGERSELAELAANLL; this is encoded by the coding sequence ATGAAGAAAATCTATGTTCTCGACACCAACGTGCTTCTGTACGACCCGCAAGCTCTCACCAGGTTCGAAGACAACTCCATCATCATCCCGATTACGGTGATCGAGGAGATCGACCGCTTCAAAAAGGACATGAACGAGACCGGCCGCAACGCCCGCCACGTCTCCCGTCTCATGGACGCCTTCAGGAAGGAGGGGTCGCTCTCCCAGGGGATCGCGCTTGAGAGCGGCGGCACCCTGAGGATCGAGATCTACGAAGAGAAGGTGATGAAGCGCCTTCCTCCAGAGTTGCGCGAGGAGCGCGGCGACAACCGCATCCTTGCCGTGGCCGTCGACCTGATGGAAACCCAGAAGGATATGCCGGTCATCCTGGTCACCAAGGACACCAACCTGCGCATCAAGGCGGACGCGCTCGGTCTCAACGCCGAGGATTACGAGTCCGACAAGGTCGCCATCGAGGATCTCTACAACGGTTCCGCCACCCTCGAGGTGGGGGGAGATCTCATCGACCGCTTCTACGGGCAGGGGTGGCTGGAGATGGACGGCGACTACTACCCGAACCAGTACCTGCTCCTTACCGAGAAAGGTAACGCCCAGCACAGCGCCGTCGGCCGCTACGATGCCGTCGCACGCCGCATGGTGCCGCTCGCAAAACTCGACAAGGAAGGGGTCTGGAGCGTGTTCCCGCGCAACCTGGAGCAGTCCTTTGCCCTCGACGCGCTTTTGGACGACAACATCAAGATCGTCACCCTGGTAGGCAAGGCGGGCACCGGCAAGACCCTACTCGCCATCGCGGCCGGCCTGCAAAAGACCGCCGAGGAGAACGTCTACACGCGCCTCTTGGTTTCCCGCCCGGTCTTCCCGATGGGGCGCGACTTGGGTTTCCTCCCGGGCGACATCGAGGAGAAGCTCACCCCCTGGATGCAGCCGATTTTCGACAACGTCGAACTGCTCTTGACCGGGCACGAGGGGGAGAAGCGGCACAGCAAGGGGTACAAGGAGCTCATGGCGATGGGGATCCTCGACATCGAGCCGCTCACCTACATCAGGGGGCGTTCCATTCCGAACCAGTACATGATCGTCGACGAGGCGCAGAACCTGACCCCGCACGAGATCAAGACCATCGTGACCCGCGCCGGCGAAGGGACCAAGATCATCCTGACCGGCGACCCGTACCAGATCGACAACCCTTACGTGGATGCCGAAAGCAACGGCCTCACCTACGTGGTCGAACGCCTGAAGGAACAGTCGATCTCCAGTCACATCACCATGACAAAGGGTGAGCGCAGCGAGCTCGCGGAACTGGCGGCGAACCTTTTGTAA
- a CDS encoding aminotransferase class V-fold PLP-dependent enzyme: MSVFLDNAATSFPKPDAVYQAMDAAMRDVGVAPGRGGYRQSLAAARIVFEARSALARFFGVPDSSRLIFTHSATESINIAVFGLLKPGDHVVSTCVEHNALARPLHLAKKRGVEVTFVPSDPCGIVSERDIARAMRPDTRLVALAHCSNVTGAVQPIAEIAEVARIGGALFLVDAAQSAGFFPIDVESIGIDLLAAPGHKGLYGPPGTGILTVGAGINLEPLQVGGTGGSASTPEPPEQMPERLESGTINTPAIAGLKAGVEFIEATGLEVIRAKESALVEQLLEGLRGMPGVRLYGPLQGERGAAVSFNAEGYDPASLGFLLDSTYDISVRVGLHCAPDVHRSIGSYPEGTVRVSPGFFNSETDIDYFLRAVREIIS, encoded by the coding sequence ATGTCCGTATTCCTAGATAACGCAGCGACTTCATTCCCGAAACCCGATGCCGTATACCAGGCGATGGACGCGGCCATGCGGGATGTGGGAGTGGCCCCCGGGCGGGGAGGTTACCGCCAGTCGCTCGCGGCGGCACGTATCGTCTTCGAAGCACGCTCCGCACTGGCCCGTTTCTTCGGGGTCCCGGACTCATCCCGTCTCATCTTCACCCACAGCGCCACCGAATCGATCAATATAGCGGTGTTCGGCCTCCTGAAGCCGGGCGATCATGTAGTCTCGACCTGCGTCGAGCACAACGCGCTGGCGCGCCCGCTGCACCTGGCGAAAAAGCGCGGCGTCGAGGTGACCTTCGTCCCCTCAGATCCCTGCGGTATCGTCTCGGAGCGCGACATAGCGCGTGCCATGCGCCCGGACACCAGGCTGGTTGCGCTTGCGCACTGCTCCAACGTGACCGGCGCGGTGCAGCCCATAGCCGAGATCGCCGAGGTCGCACGCATCGGGGGGGCGCTCTTTCTGGTCGATGCCGCACAGAGCGCCGGGTTCTTTCCCATCGACGTGGAATCGATCGGCATAGATCTGCTCGCCGCACCGGGGCACAAGGGGCTTTACGGCCCTCCCGGTACCGGCATCCTTACCGTCGGCGCGGGAATCAACCTTGAGCCGCTGCAGGTAGGTGGGACGGGGGGGAGTGCCAGTACGCCGGAGCCGCCCGAGCAGATGCCGGAGCGCCTGGAGAGCGGCACCATCAATACGCCTGCCATCGCCGGGCTCAAAGCCGGGGTGGAATTCATCGAGGCGACCGGTCTCGAGGTGATCCGCGCAAAGGAGAGCGCCCTGGTCGAGCAGTTGCTGGAAGGGCTGCGCGGCATGCCGGGGGTGCGGCTCTACGGTCCATTGCAGGGGGAGCGGGGCGCCGCGGTCTCCTTCAACGCCGAGGGGTATGATCCCGCCTCGCTTGGCTTCCTGCTCGACTCGACCTACGACATCAGCGTGAGGGTCGGGCTGCACTGCGCGCCGGACGTGCACCGCAGCATCGGCAGCTACCCTGAGGGGACGGTGCGGGTGAGCCCCGGGTTCTTCAATAGCGAAACCGATATAGACTATTTTCTTAGGGCAGTGCGTGAGATAATATCATGA
- a CDS encoding DHH family phosphoesterase, whose translation MLENETRPDLLSYTDSMLTWVSGRGRILIVVHDNPDPDSLASAMALRHLFAVRLNREAVIAFSGMIGRSENLAMAKLLQIPLTPFPLIDLKAFQVICLLDTQPGTGNNSLPREMRADIVIDHHPMRDNSASCRWVDIRPHYGTTATILYEYLKVQGVSLGTKLATALFYAIKSETQDLGREATRPDRDAYLVLFPLANKTLLNSITRPNLPKEYFIALHSALEHAQLYGDVLVASLDGVLFPEVVSELADLLVRLEGTETVLCLGHYSNELVLSIRTTSEEINAGELIRKLVAGIGTAGGHGMMAGGKVDNVTSARVPELERELTRRFLNELGLTDQNPLALVP comes from the coding sequence TTGCTGGAGAATGAAACCCGTCCCGACCTTTTGTCCTACACCGACTCCATGCTCACCTGGGTGAGCGGACGCGGACGCATCCTCATCGTCGTACACGACAACCCCGACCCCGATTCGCTCGCCTCTGCCATGGCGCTGCGCCACCTCTTCGCGGTGCGGCTGAACCGCGAGGCTGTGATCGCCTTCTCCGGGATGATCGGCCGCAGTGAAAACCTCGCCATGGCAAAACTGCTGCAGATACCGCTCACCCCGTTTCCGCTCATCGATCTGAAGGCCTTCCAGGTAATCTGCCTCCTGGACACCCAGCCGGGCACCGGCAACAACTCGCTGCCTCGTGAGATGCGTGCCGACATCGTCATCGACCACCACCCCATGCGCGACAACAGCGCCTCCTGCCGCTGGGTCGACATCCGTCCCCACTACGGGACAACGGCGACCATCCTCTACGAGTACCTGAAGGTGCAGGGGGTGTCGCTCGGGACGAAACTCGCCACGGCGCTTTTCTACGCGATAAAGTCCGAGACCCAGGACCTCGGGCGTGAGGCGACGCGCCCGGACCGCGATGCCTACCTGGTGCTCTTCCCGCTCGCCAACAAGACGCTTTTGAACAGCATCACCAGGCCGAACCTCCCGAAGGAGTACTTCATCGCGCTGCACAGCGCCTTAGAACACGCCCAACTTTACGGTGACGTGCTGGTCGCCTCCCTCGACGGTGTGCTCTTCCCGGAGGTCGTCTCCGAACTGGCCGACCTGCTCGTGCGTCTGGAGGGGACCGAGACCGTCCTATGTCTCGGGCATTACAGCAACGAACTGGTTCTCTCCATCAGGACCACCAGCGAGGAGATCAACGCCGGAGAGCTGATCCGAAAGCTCGTGGCCGGCATCGGCACCGCAGGCGGTCACGGCATGATGGCCGGGGGGAAGGTCGATAACGTCACCTCGGCGCGGGTCCCCGAACTGGAGCGGGAACTGACGCGCAGGTTCCTGAACGAACTAGGCCTCACCGACCAGAATCCATTAGCGTTAGTCCCGTAA
- a CDS encoding A-adding tRNA nucleotidyltransferase — MEVITTHVNADFDCVGSMVAAKMLYPDALLVFSGAQEKGVRDFFQKGLHPEISFARIKDIDLSAITRLIVVDCQHSSRLAKFGELAKAGGVELHIYDHHPTSSGDLNAVGGVIRPCGSTTTILGTILMERGIEVTASQATLMMLGIHEDTGNLTFPSTTAEDYAVASWLLERGAQLNEVADSIGRELTAEQVSLLNTLLTSLKTSSLKGVDVSVAHASVDRYVGDIAQLAHMIRDMENLQVLFLVVGMQDRVFVIARSRIPEVRVGEILKELGGGGHATAASATVRGFTLIQVLEQLEAVLRKRVDPIRVARNIMSSPVKTLPPDCTIEQARERLVRYNVSAMPVVSGGEVVGIISRKTVEKALYHNLNGVPISDYMHSEFYVAAPDTPISEIQNYMVGGDSRLVPVLSDKKLLGVITRTDLLRYSLGSEAIYDLSRDAIQVKNREVEALMKKALPKRSVQILHDLGNTGDMLDLAVYAVGGFVRDLLLGQENADLDVTVDGDGILFAETFAASHGCRVKSHEKFGTAVIVFPDGFKIDVASTRLEYYVSPGALPTVERSSLKMDLYRRDFTVNTLAISLNAPSFGKLIDYFGAYRDLQAKVIRVLHNLSFVEDPTRVFRAIRFEQRLGFKIAKHTEDLIKTAVKMDFLVKLGGRRLLSELVQILKEKEPINGVARMASLGLLRFIHPGLELTPELQGALEEVRYVVSWFDLLYLERPYERWAVYFLALCERLAQEQFLDTCTRLAVSEHYRERLAEMRRQGEELVGPMERKLARGEQVENSEIYFTLRGLPVEILLYQMAKSSSSEVKRCISLYFTKLHGTRPLLKGEDLKQLGVKPGPLFREVLDVVLSARLNGKVSSKEDETALVRKLLS; from the coding sequence ATGGAGGTCATCACCACCCACGTCAACGCCGATTTCGACTGCGTCGGCTCCATGGTCGCGGCGAAGATGCTCTACCCTGACGCGCTCTTAGTCTTCTCCGGCGCGCAGGAGAAAGGGGTGCGTGACTTCTTCCAGAAGGGGCTCCACCCGGAGATATCCTTCGCCCGCATCAAGGATATCGATCTCTCCGCAATCACCCGCCTCATCGTCGTCGACTGCCAGCATTCCTCACGTCTCGCGAAGTTCGGCGAGCTCGCCAAGGCAGGGGGCGTCGAACTGCACATCTACGATCACCATCCGACGAGTTCCGGCGACCTGAACGCCGTCGGCGGCGTGATCCGCCCTTGCGGTTCGACCACCACGATCCTGGGCACCATACTTATGGAGCGCGGGATCGAAGTGACGGCGAGCCAGGCGACCCTGATGATGCTCGGCATCCACGAGGACACCGGCAACCTCACCTTCCCATCGACCACTGCCGAAGACTACGCCGTTGCGTCCTGGCTCCTCGAGCGCGGCGCGCAACTAAACGAGGTCGCCGACTCCATAGGGCGCGAGCTGACCGCGGAGCAGGTGTCGCTTCTGAACACCCTGCTCACCTCCTTGAAGACCAGCTCGCTCAAGGGGGTGGACGTCTCGGTGGCGCACGCCTCGGTGGACCGCTACGTCGGGGACATCGCGCAGCTCGCGCACATGATCCGCGACATGGAGAACCTGCAGGTACTCTTCCTCGTCGTCGGGATGCAGGACCGCGTCTTCGTCATCGCGAGAAGCCGCATCCCCGAGGTGAGGGTAGGGGAGATCCTGAAGGAGTTGGGTGGAGGGGGACACGCGACGGCCGCCTCAGCCACGGTGCGAGGGTTCACCCTCATCCAGGTGCTGGAGCAGTTGGAGGCGGTGCTAAGAAAACGGGTCGATCCGATCCGCGTTGCGCGCAACATCATGTCCTCGCCAGTGAAGACCCTGCCGCCGGACTGCACCATAGAACAGGCGCGCGAACGCCTGGTGCGCTACAACGTGAGCGCCATGCCGGTGGTCTCAGGCGGCGAGGTGGTCGGGATCATTTCGAGAAAGACAGTGGAGAAGGCGCTCTACCACAACCTGAACGGCGTCCCGATCTCGGACTACATGCATTCCGAGTTCTACGTCGCCGCTCCGGACACTCCGATCAGCGAGATACAGAATTACATGGTGGGGGGCGACTCCCGCCTCGTGCCGGTCCTTTCGGACAAGAAACTGCTCGGCGTCATCACGCGTACCGATCTCCTGCGCTACAGCCTCGGCAGCGAGGCGATCTACGACCTGTCGCGCGACGCCATCCAGGTGAAAAACCGCGAGGTGGAGGCGCTGATGAAGAAGGCCCTCCCCAAGCGCTCGGTGCAGATCCTCCATGACCTGGGGAACACCGGAGACATGCTCGACCTCGCGGTGTACGCGGTGGGGGGCTTCGTCCGGGATCTCCTCCTCGGGCAGGAGAACGCCGATCTCGACGTAACCGTCGACGGCGACGGCATCCTCTTTGCCGAGACGTTCGCCGCGTCGCACGGCTGCCGCGTGAAAAGCCACGAGAAGTTCGGTACCGCCGTCATCGTCTTTCCCGACGGCTTCAAGATCGACGTCGCCAGCACACGCCTAGAGTATTACGTCTCCCCAGGCGCCCTCCCCACCGTGGAGCGCTCATCGCTCAAGATGGACCTCTATCGGCGCGACTTCACCGTGAACACCCTCGCCATTTCACTGAACGCCCCGTCCTTCGGAAAGCTGATCGACTACTTCGGTGCCTATCGTGACCTGCAGGCGAAGGTGATCCGGGTGCTGCACAACCTCTCCTTCGTTGAGGACCCGACCCGCGTCTTCCGTGCCATCCGCTTCGAACAGAGGCTCGGCTTCAAGATCGCGAAGCACACCGAGGATCTCATCAAGACGGCGGTGAAGATGGATTTCCTCGTGAAGCTTGGGGGGCGAAGGCTCCTTTCGGAACTGGTTCAGATCCTGAAGGAAAAGGAGCCGATAAACGGCGTCGCCCGCATGGCGTCGCTGGGGCTTTTGCGCTTCATCCATCCCGGCCTCGAACTTACCCCCGAACTGCAGGGGGCGCTGGAAGAGGTGCGCTACGTGGTCTCCTGGTTCGATCTCCTCTATCTGGAGCGTCCCTACGAGCGCTGGGCCGTCTATTTCCTCGCCCTCTGCGAGCGGCTTGCCCAGGAGCAGTTCCTCGATACCTGCACCAGGCTCGCGGTAAGTGAGCACTACAGGGAGCGTCTCGCCGAGATGCGCCGCCAGGGCGAGGAGCTCGTGGGGCCGATGGAGCGCAAGCTCGCGCGCGGGGAGCAGGTGGAGAACAGTGAGATTTACTTCACCCTGCGCGGGCTCCCCGTCGAGATCCTCCTGTACCAGATGGCGAAGAGCAGCAGCTCAGAGGTAAAACGCTGCATCTCTCTTTACTTCACCAAACTGCACGGCACGCGTCCCCTTTTGAAGGGCGAGGACCTGAAGCAACTCGGCGTGAAGCCCGGCCCGCTTTTCCGCGAGGTGCTCGACGTCGTGTTGAGCGCGAGGCTCAACGGAAAGGTCTCCAGTAAGGAAGACGAAACCGCATTGGTCCGCAAACTCCTCTCCTGA